Proteins encoded by one window of Acetivibrio thermocellus ATCC 27405:
- a CDS encoding amidohydrolase, with protein MNILIKNADIITCNASDDVLQGAFLGIKDGYIDFIDTKEDALKDFKADRIIDAKGKLVMPGLVNAHTHSGMTILRNFANDLALEDWLFGNVLPVEEKLTPEDIYWGTLLGIAEMIKSGTTTFADMYLHMEEVARAVSETGIRANLCRSPLKDSDKSVEDAVRCFEYFKKWDNSFNGRIKVYIEVHSVYLFDEPSLRMSAEVAKEINTGIHIHVQETLKECEDSNKKYGMSPAEICCKTGIFDVPVIAAHCVHLSDGDMGIIRDKGVNVIHNPTSNLKLGSGIAKVDDMLKNGINVALGTDGAASNNNLNMFEEMHLAALIHKGVHMDPTLIGASCALKMATVNGAKALGFGGEIGEISKGMKADLILIDMDKTHLCPVNDPVSAVVYSAQSSDVDTVIIDGNIVMENRELKTIDEEKVKFNVKEIAKRVLR; from the coding sequence GTGAACATACTGATAAAGAATGCCGACATAATTACCTGCAATGCGTCAGATGACGTGTTGCAGGGTGCGTTTTTGGGCATAAAGGATGGATATATTGATTTTATAGATACAAAAGAAGATGCTTTAAAAGACTTTAAGGCCGACCGGATTATTGACGCAAAGGGAAAACTGGTTATGCCGGGTTTGGTGAATGCCCACACCCACAGCGGGATGACAATACTCAGGAACTTTGCAAACGACCTTGCATTGGAAGACTGGCTTTTCGGCAATGTACTTCCCGTGGAAGAGAAACTTACACCGGAAGACATATACTGGGGTACATTGCTGGGAATAGCCGAGATGATAAAATCAGGCACTACGACTTTTGCCGACATGTATCTTCATATGGAAGAAGTGGCAAGGGCTGTTTCGGAAACGGGCATAAGGGCAAATCTTTGCAGAAGTCCGCTTAAAGACAGCGATAAAAGTGTGGAAGATGCCGTTCGGTGTTTTGAATATTTTAAGAAGTGGGACAACAGCTTTAACGGTAGAATAAAAGTGTACATTGAAGTTCACTCGGTTTATCTTTTTGACGAACCGTCGCTGCGTATGTCGGCGGAAGTTGCAAAAGAGATCAACACAGGAATTCACATACATGTGCAGGAGACTTTGAAAGAGTGTGAGGACAGCAACAAAAAGTATGGTATGAGTCCTGCGGAAATTTGCTGTAAGACCGGCATTTTTGACGTTCCGGTAATCGCTGCCCACTGTGTGCATTTGTCCGACGGGGATATGGGTATAATCAGGGATAAGGGCGTAAATGTGATCCACAACCCCACCAGCAATTTAAAGCTGGGCAGCGGAATAGCCAAAGTGGATGATATGCTCAAAAACGGTATCAATGTGGCTTTGGGAACTGATGGTGCCGCAAGCAACAATAATCTTAACATGTTTGAAGAAATGCATTTGGCGGCGCTGATACACAAAGGGGTTCACATGGATCCCACATTGATTGGTGCTTCCTGTGCATTAAAGATGGCAACCGTAAACGGAGCAAAGGCACTTGGGTTTGGAGGCGAGATTGGAGAAATTTCAAAGGGAATGAAGGCGGACCTTATCCTTATAGATATGGACAAGACGCATCTGTGCCCTGTTAACGACCCTGTTTCGGCCGTGGTATACTCCGCGCAAAGCTCGGACGTTGACACGGTAATAATTGACGGCAATATTGTGATGGAAAACAGAGAGCTTAAGACCATAGATGAGGAAAAAGTAAAATTTAATGTTAAGGAAATTGCCAAAAGAGTATTGAGATAA
- a CDS encoding adenosylhomocysteinase, with product MGSVIRDISLAKSGRQKINWVRKNMPLLRSLEEEFAKTKPFDGIRITVSVHLEAKTAYLAKLFAIGGGQVSVTGSNPLSTQDDVAAALAEDGLNVYAWYNATEKEYKEHLNLALDGRPNIVIDDGGDLVHLLHTERTELLSDVMGGCEETTTGVIRLKAMEKEGALKFPMVAVNNAYCKYLFDNRYGTGQSVWDGINRTTNLIVAGKNVVVVGYGWCGKGIAMRAKGLGASVIVCEVDPIKAAEAVMDGYKVMPMMEAAKIGDLFITATGCSRVIHREHFKVMKDGAILCNAGHFDVEVSVKDLEEMAVRKEEQRKNIMGYMMEDGRWINLLAEGRLVNLAAGDGHPAEIMDMSFALQALSAKYVLENHSRLGKKVIDVPEEIDRRVALMKLESWGITIDELTEEQKKYLDSWC from the coding sequence ATGGGTAGTGTTATTCGTGATATCAGCCTTGCAAAATCCGGCAGGCAGAAAATAAATTGGGTAAGGAAGAATATGCCGCTTTTAAGAAGCCTTGAGGAAGAGTTCGCAAAAACAAAGCCTTTTGACGGAATAAGAATTACGGTATCGGTGCATCTCGAGGCAAAAACGGCGTATCTTGCAAAGCTTTTTGCAATAGGCGGCGGACAAGTTTCCGTTACGGGAAGCAATCCGCTGTCCACCCAGGATGACGTTGCCGCGGCTCTTGCGGAAGACGGGCTTAATGTTTACGCATGGTACAATGCAACGGAAAAAGAATATAAGGAACATTTGAATCTTGCTTTGGATGGCAGGCCGAACATTGTTATTGATGACGGAGGCGACCTTGTACATCTGCTGCACACCGAAAGAACTGAGCTTCTTTCCGATGTCATGGGTGGATGCGAGGAGACCACGACTGGGGTTATAAGGCTTAAGGCTATGGAAAAAGAAGGTGCCTTGAAATTCCCCATGGTGGCGGTAAACAATGCTTACTGCAAATATTTGTTTGATAACCGATACGGTACAGGCCAGTCGGTGTGGGACGGTATAAACAGAACCACCAATCTCATCGTGGCCGGAAAAAATGTTGTTGTGGTAGGTTACGGATGGTGCGGCAAGGGTATTGCCATGAGAGCCAAGGGATTGGGCGCAAGTGTTATTGTGTGCGAAGTTGATCCGATAAAAGCTGCCGAGGCCGTCATGGACGGATACAAGGTTATGCCCATGATGGAGGCGGCAAAGATTGGTGATTTGTTTATTACCGCAACCGGCTGCAGCAGGGTGATACACCGTGAACATTTCAAGGTAATGAAGGACGGCGCCATACTATGCAACGCCGGACATTTTGATGTGGAAGTAAGTGTTAAGGATTTGGAAGAAATGGCTGTCCGCAAGGAAGAACAGCGCAAAAACATTATGGGATACATGATGGAGGACGGCAGGTGGATAAATCTTCTTGCGGAAGGAAGACTGGTAAACCTTGCGGCCGGAGACGGACATCCGGCGGAAATCATGGACATGAGTTTTGCCCTTCAGGCCCTGAGTGCAAAATATGTGCTTGAAAACCATTCAAGGCTTGGAAAAAAGGTGATTGACGTGCCTGAGGAAATTGACAGAAGGGTTGCGTTAATGAAACTTGAATCCTGGGGAATTACAATAGATGAGCTTACCGAGGAGCAGAAAAAATATCTTGACAGCTGGTGCTAA
- a CDS encoding purine-nucleoside phosphorylase, translating to MDNIYEKARETASFIKRIIKETPEIAIVLGSGLGPLADEIENKVEIDYKDVPNFPVTTVEGHAGKFVYGILENRRVIAMKGRFHHYEGYDVSQIVFPVRVFKMLGINNLIVTNASGGINRSFRPGDLMIIKDHISFFAPSPLRGKNIDEFGLRFPDMCKAYNPKLVEICKKAASDVGVDVKEGVYAFTQGPMYETPAEIRALGILGADAVGMSTVPEVIAARHANMNILGISCITNMAAGILDQPLTHEEVMKTAKEAENKFVRLVKRVISVWEV from the coding sequence ATGGACAATATATACGAAAAGGCACGGGAAACGGCTTCATTTATCAAAAGGATAATAAAAGAAACGCCTGAGATTGCCATTGTCCTTGGTTCGGGTTTGGGACCTTTGGCGGATGAGATTGAAAACAAAGTTGAGATTGATTATAAAGACGTACCCAACTTTCCGGTGACTACCGTTGAAGGGCATGCCGGCAAATTTGTATACGGAATTTTGGAAAACCGGCGCGTAATTGCCATGAAAGGGCGTTTTCATCACTATGAAGGATATGATGTATCGCAGATTGTTTTTCCCGTCAGGGTCTTTAAAATGCTGGGAATAAACAATCTTATTGTCACAAATGCTTCCGGTGGGATAAACAGAAGTTTCAGGCCGGGAGATCTTATGATTATTAAAGACCACATAAGCTTCTTTGCTCCGTCTCCTTTAAGAGGCAAAAACATAGATGAGTTCGGATTAAGGTTTCCGGATATGTGCAAGGCATACAATCCGAAGCTTGTTGAAATTTGTAAAAAAGCAGCTTCAGATGTGGGAGTGGATGTCAAAGAAGGAGTCTATGCTTTTACCCAGGGGCCCATGTATGAGACACCTGCCGAGATAAGGGCGCTTGGAATACTTGGAGCCGATGCTGTCGGTATGTCCACGGTTCCGGAGGTTATTGCGGCAAGACATGCTAATATGAATATTCTGGGAATTTCGTGCATAACCAATATGGCGGCGGGAATTTTGGATCAGCCTTTGACTCATGAAGAGGTTATGAAAACGGCAAAAGAAGCCGAAAATAAATTTGTCCGTTTGGTTAAAAGAGTAATATCCGTCTGGGAGGTATAA
- a CDS encoding MFS transporter, translated as MILDNLKRSERYPFSFILFYSLFYMGLAVFGVFMPVYLEGLGYDNTDIGTFLSISSFVGLFAQPIWGVISDRAKSKNNVLKMLVLFSSIAIFMFHLSGNYYYIFAVMVVYAFFQTPITPIGDAITLEYITDTKWKYGPIRLAGALGYAVMAFIGGALTRKNINAIFFICFVIGIMSLITVFRMPTVKGHQSDGNKLSILEVFKNSELVLLMGFTLVIHTTMGFYNTFFPIYYKNMGADNTILGLAVFIGSASEIIFLVFGDRIIKRLGIKFTLFGAAVVAVVRWASLGLINNIFAVLALQILHGFIFIVLAYSMATYINNEMPPELKASGQTVNSVIGLGISRIIGSTGGGVISDLIGIRQVFFLNSVIVLASIVIFGAIFLVRRQKITGQ; from the coding sequence ATGATTTTGGATAATCTTAAACGTTCAGAAAGATACCCGTTCTCTTTTATTCTGTTTTATTCCTTGTTTTATATGGGCCTTGCGGTATTTGGCGTGTTTATGCCTGTGTATTTGGAAGGGCTGGGCTATGACAATACGGATATAGGAACATTTCTTTCAATCAGTTCGTTTGTCGGCCTGTTTGCACAGCCCATTTGGGGTGTCATAAGTGACCGGGCAAAATCCAAAAACAATGTGCTGAAAATGTTGGTGCTTTTCAGCAGCATTGCCATTTTTATGTTTCATCTCTCGGGCAACTATTACTATATATTTGCGGTAATGGTTGTTTATGCCTTTTTCCAAACGCCCATTACTCCGATAGGTGATGCGATTACATTGGAGTATATTACTGACACAAAATGGAAGTATGGCCCGATAAGGCTTGCCGGTGCATTGGGATATGCGGTGATGGCATTTATCGGAGGGGCATTGACAAGAAAAAATATCAACGCTATTTTCTTTATATGCTTTGTCATAGGTATTATGTCTTTGATTACAGTATTTAGAATGCCAACGGTAAAAGGACATCAATCGGACGGAAACAAGCTTTCCATTTTAGAAGTTTTCAAAAACAGCGAACTTGTGCTGCTTATGGGATTTACACTTGTTATTCATACTACCATGGGTTTTTATAATACTTTCTTTCCGATTTACTATAAAAACATGGGTGCTGACAACACCATTCTGGGATTGGCGGTGTTTATCGGCTCGGCGAGTGAAATAATCTTCCTTGTTTTCGGCGACAGGATAATAAAACGTTTGGGAATCAAGTTTACGCTGTTCGGTGCAGCGGTTGTTGCAGTTGTACGGTGGGCAAGTTTGGGATTGATTAACAATATTTTTGCAGTGCTTGCACTCCAAATTCTCCATGGTTTTATATTCATTGTTTTGGCCTACTCCATGGCAACATATATCAATAATGAGATGCCACCTGAATTGAAGGCCTCAGGACAGACGGTAAACTCCGTCATAGGTTTGGGTATTTCCAGGATAATTGGAAGTACAGGCGGCGGTGTGATAAGTGATTTAATCGGAATCAGGCAGGTATTCTTTTTAAATTCGGTTATTGTTCTTGCTTCAATTGTCATTTTTGGCGCAATATTTTTGGTAAGAAGACAAAAAATTACAGGACAATAG
- a CDS encoding SpoVR family protein: protein MAEYSMKELIEWNEKIEEIARAEGLDYYEQEFEICSYEDMIAYETYVGMPSHYPHWSYGKNYERIKTLYKYNLTGLPYEMVINSDPCIAYLMKDNTLLLQILTMAHVYGHNDFFKNNRLFKLGTRAKDTVDMFKNHADRIREYIQDPGIGYAKVEKILNAAHAIRYQISRNIGVRVLSQEEKKKELLERYNKPKSEYPLLEPKSKEEEAPPDFKKIPVEPEEDMLLFFMNYSKLTDWERDILSIVREETLYFLPQIETKIMNEGWASFWHYNILNKLNLEQGLHFEFLKRHNQVIRPVLGQLNPYYIGFRIFEDLKKRYEDDPKKIFEVREVERDQSFIRRYLTRELCEEMNLFEYAKIGNSYIVTEVSDEEGWKKIRDTIANNVGLAGIPVIKVAEWVQKDNTLVLEHEYDGREIELSYAYETMKHIVDLWDGKVMLGTVIDNKKKIIVCNEQKKVTLTDG, encoded by the coding sequence ATGGCCGAATACAGCATGAAAGAACTTATTGAATGGAACGAAAAAATAGAAGAGATAGCCCGTGCCGAAGGCCTTGACTACTATGAACAGGAATTTGAAATATGTAGCTATGAGGATATGATTGCTTATGAGACTTATGTAGGCATGCCTTCGCACTACCCTCATTGGAGCTATGGAAAGAACTATGAGAGAATCAAAACTCTTTACAAATACAATTTGACCGGATTGCCTTATGAGATGGTTATAAACTCGGATCCGTGCATAGCTTACCTTATGAAGGACAATACGCTGCTTTTGCAGATATTGACAATGGCACACGTTTACGGTCACAACGACTTTTTCAAAAACAACCGGCTTTTTAAACTTGGCACAAGGGCCAAAGACACGGTGGATATGTTTAAAAACCATGCTGACAGAATCCGCGAGTATATACAGGATCCGGGAATAGGTTATGCCAAGGTGGAAAAAATACTTAACGCCGCCCATGCCATTAGGTATCAGATATCCCGTAATATCGGCGTTAGGGTGCTGTCCCAGGAAGAAAAAAAGAAGGAGCTGCTTGAAAGATACAATAAGCCTAAAAGCGAATATCCTCTTTTGGAACCTAAGTCCAAAGAAGAGGAAGCGCCCCCGGATTTTAAGAAAATTCCTGTTGAACCTGAGGAAGATATGCTTTTATTTTTTATGAATTACAGCAAGCTCACAGATTGGGAGCGCGATATTTTAAGCATTGTCAGGGAGGAAACGCTGTATTTTCTTCCTCAGATTGAAACCAAGATAATGAATGAAGGATGGGCAAGCTTTTGGCATTACAACATTTTAAACAAACTAAACCTTGAACAGGGACTTCATTTTGAGTTTTTAAAAAGGCACAATCAGGTTATAAGGCCCGTTTTGGGACAGTTAAATCCATATTATATCGGATTTAGAATATTTGAAGACCTGAAGAAAAGATATGAAGATGATCCGAAGAAAATATTTGAGGTAAGGGAAGTTGAAAGGGACCAGTCATTTATAAGAAGGTATCTTACCCGGGAGCTTTGTGAGGAAATGAATCTTTTTGAATATGCCAAGATCGGCAACAGCTACATCGTAACGGAAGTGTCGGATGAAGAGGGCTGGAAAAAAATAAGGGATACGATAGCAAACAATGTGGGTCTTGCCGGTATTCCTGTCATAAAAGTGGCGGAATGGGTTCAAAAAGATAACACACTGGTTTTGGAACATGAATATGACGGCAGGGAAATTGAATTGAGCTATGCTTATGAAACCATGAAACATATAGTTGATCTTTGGGATGGAAAAGTTATGCTTGGCACGGTAATTGATAATAAGAAAAAAATTATTGTATGCAACGAGCAGAAAAAAGTTACTTTAACGGACGGGTAA
- the yhbH gene encoding sporulation protein YhbH — protein MAIFREYVSGGKDRAAEDRRRHRELVEESIKKNIGNIIAEESIIGQSKDKKIKIPIRSIKEYQFVYGKNGPSVGSGDGTEKRGEKIGEEKTANGGQGVGQAGNQEGEEIYETEITIEELINYLFDDLNLPDIDKKRIAEQESIRSYKNLGYQRKGIPPRLAKKRSVIEKIKRKQAYLRNSRELGDLDESAEEDIAAQETLDGVRKRFPFSEDDLRYRRVREDRKKDFNAVVICIMDVSGSMDQTKKYLARSFYFLLYQFIRLKYANVDVVFIAHTTTAKEVSEDEFFHRGESGGTYISSGYEKALEIIEQRYNPNSWNIYAFHCSDGDNWSEDNKKAVELGLKLCDVCNLFGYGEIVPGYYSTGSTIKDEFQKSIKRDNFSVITITNKDDVLPGLKKLLEKEGE, from the coding sequence GTGGCTATTTTCAGAGAATATGTGAGCGGCGGAAAAGACAGAGCTGCTGAAGACAGGCGGCGCCACAGGGAATTGGTTGAAGAATCCATAAAAAAGAATATAGGTAATATCATTGCAGAGGAAAGTATTATCGGTCAGAGCAAGGACAAAAAAATAAAAATACCGATAAGAAGCATTAAAGAATATCAGTTTGTATACGGGAAAAACGGTCCTTCGGTGGGTTCCGGAGACGGAACGGAAAAGCGCGGGGAAAAAATAGGCGAGGAGAAAACGGCTAACGGCGGACAGGGAGTTGGGCAGGCCGGAAACCAGGAAGGGGAAGAAATTTATGAGACAGAAATTACAATTGAGGAACTCATAAATTATCTCTTTGATGATTTGAATCTTCCGGATATAGATAAAAAGAGGATTGCGGAGCAGGAATCCATAAGAAGCTACAAGAACCTGGGTTATCAGCGAAAAGGAATACCCCCAAGACTTGCCAAGAAGCGTTCCGTTATTGAAAAGATAAAAAGAAAGCAGGCATATCTGAGAAACAGCAGAGAATTGGGCGATTTGGACGAAAGTGCCGAAGAGGATATCGCCGCGCAGGAGACCTTGGACGGTGTCAGAAAGAGATTTCCTTTCAGCGAGGATGATTTGCGATACAGAAGGGTCAGAGAGGACCGCAAAAAAGATTTCAATGCAGTGGTTATCTGTATTATGGATGTTTCCGGTTCCATGGACCAGACAAAGAAGTATCTTGCCCGAAGCTTTTATTTTTTGCTGTACCAGTTTATAAGATTGAAATATGCCAATGTTGATGTTGTTTTTATAGCCCATACCACCACTGCGAAAGAAGTCAGTGAAGATGAATTTTTTCACAGAGGCGAATCGGGAGGAACATATATCAGCAGCGGCTATGAAAAAGCTCTTGAAATAATCGAGCAGAGATACAACCCCAACAGTTGGAATATATATGCTTTTCATTGCAGTGACGGCGACAACTGGTCCGAGGACAATAAAAAAGCCGTCGAACTTGGATTGAAACTCTGTGATGTGTGCAACCTGTTTGGATACGGTGAAATAGTGCCGGGTTATTATTCCACCGGAAGTACTATAAAAGACGAGTTTCAAAAAAGCATTAAAAGAGACAATTTTTCTGTCATAACAATAACCAATAAAGATGATGTGCTTCCAGGATTGAAGAAACTCCTGGAAAAGGAAGGAGAATAA
- a CDS encoding PrkA family serine protein kinase, whose translation MERLDFSSIIRKDREEHKSKKFEGTFLEYLEIVKENPEITMLAHQRMYKLITEPGVTVIRTEENPRLRRIYGNDIIKKYKFFEDEFFGIDKTIMKIVRYFHSAAMAGEEARQVLYLVGPVGAGKSSLMEALKRALEMSPPIYALKGCPMREEPLHLVPKHLRKEFEEILNVRIEGDLCPICRYRLKNEYNGEYERFPVETVDFSIRSRKGIGVVPPVDPNNQDTSVLIGSVDISKIDLYPEDDPRVLSLNGAFNVGNRGIVEFIEVFKNETEYLHTMITATQEKSIPSPGKGSMIYFDGIILAHSNEAEWNKFKSDHTNEAILDRIVKIEVPYCLELNEEIKIYEKILRKSKFDAHIAPHTIEIAAMFAILTRLAPSNKVDPMTKLKIYNGEEIIEKGMTKKVDIFELKEEAPREGMTGISTRFIMKVLDTTLSESEHNCINPISVMETLVKSIKELSISEEERERYLRFVQDSIRKEYNKILEREITKAFIHGYKEQAESLFNNYLDHAEAFVNKSKIKDRNTGEELEPDEKFLRSIEEQIGITDTAAKGFRADVTAYMFYVLRNGGKLDYTSYEPLKEAIEKKLTSSVRELSRVITQAKVRDKEQSEKYDTMVQEMKNNGYCDHCCNVILKYAANNLWKD comes from the coding sequence ATGGAAAGACTGGATTTTTCAAGTATCATACGCAAGGACAGGGAAGAACACAAGAGCAAAAAGTTTGAAGGAACTTTCCTTGAGTACCTTGAAATTGTGAAAGAAAACCCCGAGATTACGATGCTTGCTCACCAAAGAATGTATAAGCTTATCACGGAACCCGGTGTGACCGTAATAAGAACCGAGGAAAATCCCAGACTTCGCAGGATATATGGAAATGATATTATAAAGAAATATAAATTTTTTGAGGATGAATTTTTCGGAATAGATAAGACAATCATGAAAATCGTAAGGTATTTTCATTCGGCTGCCATGGCGGGAGAAGAAGCAAGACAGGTACTTTACCTGGTGGGACCGGTCGGTGCGGGAAAATCATCATTGATGGAAGCTTTAAAACGCGCATTGGAAATGAGTCCTCCGATTTATGCATTAAAGGGATGCCCAATGAGGGAGGAGCCTTTGCATCTTGTGCCAAAACATTTGAGAAAAGAATTTGAAGAAATATTGAATGTGAGGATAGAAGGAGACCTGTGCCCCATATGCCGTTACAGACTTAAAAACGAATATAATGGGGAATATGAGAGATTTCCCGTTGAGACGGTGGATTTTTCCATCAGGTCAAGGAAAGGTATCGGTGTGGTACCTCCCGTGGATCCCAACAACCAGGACACATCGGTTCTTATAGGCAGCGTGGACATATCCAAGATAGACTTGTATCCGGAAGATGACCCCAGAGTTCTTTCGCTGAACGGTGCGTTCAATGTCGGAAACCGCGGTATTGTTGAGTTCATTGAAGTGTTTAAAAATGAGACCGAGTATTTGCACACAATGATTACCGCAACCCAGGAAAAGTCGATTCCGTCTCCCGGAAAAGGTTCAATGATATACTTTGACGGTATAATTCTGGCCCATTCTAATGAGGCGGAATGGAACAAGTTCAAGTCCGATCACACAAACGAAGCAATACTTGACCGAATTGTAAAAATCGAAGTTCCGTATTGTCTGGAGCTTAACGAAGAGATAAAAATTTATGAAAAAATATTGAGAAAGAGCAAGTTCGATGCCCACATAGCACCTCACACCATTGAAATTGCTGCAATGTTTGCAATACTGACAAGGCTTGCCCCGTCAAACAAGGTGGACCCCATGACCAAGCTTAAGATATACAACGGTGAGGAAATAATTGAAAAGGGTATGACAAAGAAAGTTGATATTTTTGAACTTAAAGAAGAGGCTCCGAGGGAAGGAATGACGGGTATTTCCACGAGATTTATCATGAAAGTGCTGGATACGACGCTTTCAGAATCGGAACACAACTGCATCAACCCCATATCTGTTATGGAGACACTGGTTAAATCAATAAAGGAGCTGTCAATCAGCGAGGAAGAAAGGGAAAGATATTTAAGGTTTGTGCAGGACAGTATAAGAAAAGAATACAACAAGATTTTGGAAAGAGAAATTACAAAGGCGTTTATTCATGGCTACAAGGAACAGGCGGAAAGCCTCTTTAACAACTATCTTGACCATGCCGAGGCCTTTGTAAACAAGTCAAAGATAAAGGACAGGAATACGGGAGAAGAGCTTGAGCCGGACGAAAAATTCCTAAGATCCATAGAGGAGCAGATAGGAATTACGGATACTGCGGCAAAGGGATTTAGAGCGGATGTTACGGCATATATGTTCTATGTTTTGAGAAACGGCGGAAAGCTTGACTATACCAGCTATGAGCCTTTGAAGGAAGCTATTGAAAAGAAACTTACATCATCGGTCAGAGAACTTAGCAGGGTTATTACACAGGCAAAGGTAAGGGACAAAGAGCAGAGCGAAAAATACGATACAATGGTTCAGGAGATGAAAAATAACGGATACTGCGACCATTGCTGCAATGTTATATTGAAATATGCGGCTAACAACTTGTGGAAGGATTAA
- a CDS encoding IS30-like element ISCth3 family transposase: MAVQYKSTTTEHKFKHLSVYERGQIAALLKEGKSQRYIANKLGRSPSTISREIKRGTTMQMRTDLSTYKVYFPETGQAVYEKNRMNCGAKRKLAQVEDFLKFAEDKILREKWSPDAVVGLCRRDPKWQNSTIVCTKTLYNYIDLGLIKVRNIDLNLKLRLKSKIKRIRQNKRVVGKSIDQRPEEVQSRQTFGHWEIDTVTGKKSNDSVILTLTERKTRYELLFLLDAKDSNTVNEALSELKNCYGKDVSNVFRTITADNGSEFSRLSEMLQGLGIEAYFTHPYSSWERGTNERHNGLIRRFIPKGKAIKDFSEETIKRIQQWLNSLPRRILGYKTPEECFNEEIHNLVNKNISAIA, encoded by the coding sequence ATGGCTGTACAATATAAGTCTACCACAACTGAGCATAAGTTTAAACACTTAAGTGTTTATGAAAGAGGGCAGATTGCAGCTCTTTTAAAAGAAGGAAAGAGTCAACGTTATATTGCTAATAAACTAGGTCGCTCGCCAAGTACAATTAGCCGTGAAATTAAAAGAGGGACAACAATGCAGATGAGAACTGATTTATCGACATACAAAGTATATTTTCCTGAAACAGGGCAGGCAGTTTATGAGAAAAATCGTATGAATTGCGGAGCAAAGCGTAAATTGGCTCAAGTTGAAGATTTTCTTAAGTTTGCAGAAGATAAGATACTACGCGAAAAATGGTCTCCAGATGCAGTTGTTGGTTTATGTAGGAGAGACCCCAAGTGGCAAAATTCTACTATTGTATGTACCAAAACACTGTATAATTATATAGACCTGGGACTCATAAAAGTACGAAATATAGATTTAAATCTTAAACTACGTTTAAAATCTAAAATAAAAAGGATACGTCAAAACAAACGGGTTGTAGGGAAAAGCATTGATCAAAGGCCGGAAGAAGTACAATCACGTCAAACCTTTGGGCATTGGGAAATTGATACGGTAACAGGCAAAAAGTCTAACGATTCAGTAATTTTAACCTTAACTGAACGAAAAACCCGCTACGAGTTATTGTTTCTTTTGGACGCAAAAGACAGTAATACTGTTAACGAGGCACTTTCAGAACTTAAGAATTGTTATGGTAAGGATGTTTCAAATGTATTTCGCACTATAACGGCAGACAATGGTTCTGAATTTAGTAGACTATCCGAAATGTTACAAGGGCTAGGAATTGAAGCTTATTTCACTCATCCTTATTCCTCATGGGAGAGAGGAACTAATGAACGTCATAATGGACTTATTAGGCGTTTTATTCCTAAAGGAAAGGCTATAAAAGATTTTTCTGAAGAAACGATAAAACGGATACAACAATGGTTAAACAGCCTTCCACGAAGGATATTAGGTTACAAAACACCTGAAGAATGTTTTAATGAAGAGATACATAACCTGGTAAACAAAAATATATCAGCAATAGCCTGA